TGTGCATTCGGAATAAATTTCGATATGACATGAAAAATCGTGATAAAAATtgtgataataattttgataattatgaTTGACATAAAATcaacaattatattattattgtgtcCTAATTAGCTAATATAACCTGGGGGGTTTATGTTTGATTGTTTaacacaacatacatataattacaattataaattttattcgatATAACAGTTTAATTTGACATGACATAATATCATTATCGTAATAACTCTCATTATTGTTATCTTCATTAAAGATGTTtgtgttatttaaaaatgaatataatttgcctgtatgtacatgcagtatgcttttattatatatttacatatatttagtgtgtacatatttacatatctacTTACAGACGATTGTATTATgatacaaattaataataatcatgGAACTAACTAACAAAAAGTGGTTTAAAACAGCCACGTATTTTTTGCATTCGATTTGCATGTGAATTTTCTCACGTTTGTAGgattttttgaaatgttttctATGAGATGAATTACGAGTAATTaaggatttaattttattgcaaaaataaCGCTTATTATATGTGTAGGAttgaatggaaaattttatagTAGAGGTCATAATAATCGATTTTAGAACGTTAAACGGGCTAATGGGTTAACTACAAGGCCATCGAATCCCATAGCAACCCATGCATTCATTTGTGAAATGAAAATTCCAACACTCGCGAAAAACTTAAATACCTTCGATGTATAAGAAaccatttataataaatttaaaagaataatttaacaatACTAAACTtttagtctaaaaatatttaaatgccaAGTCATTTGTTCGACTGTGCGAATCAGGTCAAAAGTTTCGCTTTTTAGAATCGGCATCTCAATGGCGATTATAAAAACATTACCacatcgaatacaataaaattacagGAAATTGCGATTGTGTGTGTATCCGTGCCAGTTGTGCAAAACCATGCACATAAATTGCATTGCAAACTGCACAATACACTGACTTTTTCGAAGATTAGTTTGTTATGCAAATCGGTGTTGAGAAACGATGCTTATTTGaacttcaaatatatacatacataggtacataagaATAAATCTGTCTAGGTTAtggaaataataatatgtatatataatatatatatagtcgCTTTCCTCCATTGGTGCATTCAATTTTCCCAAAAAACAATTGCATTTAGAATCTTAGACCAATGCAATCACTTCTGATCAGGTACGGAGCCAGGATTTTTTCATGGGGGGataatcaaagaaaaaaaacttttttttagtaagaaACTTACTTCCATTCTAAATAAATGTGACTTtacgcctcgaccagataatgtcaattttaaatcgacaaaatcgaggtttcgtattctccagttttctcctccgaaaccggaccaattttaaaaaagatttcatcatcggtatgagaaagatattttctatgtttgtgtggtcgtattttttttttaatcaaccgttaaataaacacgctggacttttttcgtgggtgtaaaaaagaggcgattttatagatgtttggcggcttctagctcctataaaaaataactaataaaaaaaataaaagcacagatgcatgccaatggtggatatccatagcatattaaaaaataatttatctagtgccattattgaggaagaggaaagtgtaatacgtttgtatggacaaggcgctggtgtacagccctcttaaacatggccaatctaatagtaaacattttattaaatttatttgaatagttttattttatttaaatttatttgaatatttatttgttattttattaaattgaacatcaCAGATTCtgcgaaccaaacaaacatacatacaaagtctctttcgaaattatatattagataataatatGGAGTGGTTATAAAGaaacaacaataatattattatatacgtcgaattattttagaaaatctttcaaattttAGCATTCAAGTTCATATTTTGACTtgaaaattttttccaaatatttttgtaaaacaaaCTATcgccaaaaaactatcaatttactaagtttctaccgactgtcttttttTCTTtggttcattttttaaatatttgttcaaGAAacgattatataaataatacatatcattattttttaaatatatctaaaatcttgactgtcgatttttaaaatcaaGAATAGCCTCCCAGAAATCGAATAATCTATCAATAGgggccaaattttttttctgtttgcgAATTTCTAATTAAAAGcacaattttgtatgaaaatcagTATTTGAGCTTGACAAAGGAGAGTAATAACTTCAAAAATATGCGAATTCGGAAATCCTGACTTGGTTGGGGGGGTAATTACCCCCATAAACCACCCCCCGTAGATCCGTCCTTGCTCCAGATGTTGACAAAAACAACAATAGAAAGTCAAAATTCGAAACATTGACACcaattgtacatatttcaacCTGTATAATTTCAGCCAAACCTTCAAACATGGGTATTGATTTCTACTACCTCCCCGGATCTTCACCATGCCGTGCCGTCATGATGACAGCAAAGGCACTCGGAGTCAACTTGAACTTCAAACTGATCGATTTGATGAAAGGAGAACACCTCACTCCCGAGTTCTTGAAGGTAATGAAAAACAGTTGCAACGGTTTTCACAGATCGTGACTAATCAATCGATCGGGCTGCATTCCGATGCAATCTACGATAGTGCATTGCACTCTAGTTTCGTAACAACCTGTCCAACCATACTTGAAAAACTTCCGAGTCGTTCTAGAATCTAAATACTCCCACATtcctaaatattaaaaaaaaaatccgttatATGTGAACAGTTCAGCACGACCTTGGTACGTACTTTCGagtcaaatattcaaataaggCGAATGTAGAACACTTTCCACTGACGGAAAACGTGGGTATTACGTTCAACATGATTCATGTACGATGTAgaatacgaaaaataaaattcggttaattataattatagtatAGTTGGACCAAGGCTGTCGtggtaatataaaaaatcatattaggCCACATTCTATGtgaaaaaatacatacgtacatatatgactaGGTATACTCGTAGCAGatacactttttttcatttttaccatgTCATGCCATGCCATGATAGGTTGTCCCAAAacaacacttttttttatttataccagacAGGCCTAACatgtagccccaatgcgccttcctggccagaaacattgtacatttgatacaagtaattattatacaaagtaaatacgggtctacgtgacgagccagaatgttaaattacagaaaacacaaatatcggaaggcaaagatcgaaaatcgaaagatcaaaaaaaagggtgcatggtaaacagtacatactgacttaatttgcgcgcgcagggtacaacaggaacaagaggaacaggcttttcttcccgtattctgcgcacgtacattaatacgggaggaaaagcctgttcctcttgttcctgttgtatcctgctcgcgcaaatcaagtgagtatgtaccgtttaccatgcacccttttttttgatctttcgacttaagatctttcgattttcgatctttgccttccgatatttgcgttttctataatttagcattctggctcgtcacggagaccgagtaaatacatatcaaatttgtaaatttgcagcatttttttaaacaattcagcgaaattcagtaaatacatatcaattaacattcacacggacatttatggtcaaatttgtaaattttcagcattttatacaattcagcgaaatttgagattgctgaaaagtcgagatttgcgagaaaatgggtaaggttgccaatttgttggaaccgtttcaatgtatatcagataaattggcaaactgtgataggaaacgatcaacccaGTGCCGGTTAAAGGGGGGGGGGTAGACCGGGCGGCGCccaagggcgccaaataagttagggtaccgaacgatgcgccaaaagcgctttaaaattgaaaattagatcaccaaaatccattcaaaattttagattagagcgccaaaagcgaaagttctttctaagggtgtttataaaaaattgcccgagggcgccattgggtgtaagacCGGCACtggatcgacctggagtcacaaatccaaggtctggtcaacagaaaccagtgggagtCGAACCCGTGGCctctttgttcaaagcattgtatgctaaccactagtccacgctgctggtcaTAATTGAGTGGATTCAATTCAAATCCTGCTATGATTTTCCCAatagttttcagcatctcgaaatttgatgatttatgtatataaaaaaaaatatccatagatgtctgtatgatgctttgttaaaattattctaaaaattatatatcaatgtttgtataattggcgaggaaggcgcattgaggtttacctgttagaacttcctggtatatacatatatgtatgtaaaaataaaccacATAAGTAAATACCACATAAGTAGTTTGCCTATCCACTTAAATTGaggaaaaaaaacggaaaattcaattattttaaaatctgaTTTAAACGGTGTCAAGAACAAGATTTTCAAAGCTGTTAAATAGATTTCAATACCGACCataaaaattggataaaaacAGCTTTTCTTAATTTacctggatttttttttaataaaaaccattattttttgCACATAATTGTCCAACCTTCTCGCTTACACCATTATCTGCACCGAGAAGCAGTGTtgaaaaatcgtgtggtcaacCGAGCGAATAACAAGCTAGCAAAAACTCGTCAAGGACAAGTCCTCAATTTAGCAATTTCAATCAATGGAACATACCAGAAGGGGATACAATATTACACAATGAACACTACATTTATACAATATTCTCAAAATGCatcttaatataataaaaaataaaaactatcatTCAACAGATGAATCCTCAACACGTCGTCCCAACCCTGAACGATGACGGATTCTGCCTATGGGAATCTCGTGCTATCTGCAGCTACTTAGTCACCAAATACGGCAAAGATGACTCTTTGTATCCCAAAGATGCCAAAACCAGAGCAATGGTTGATCAAAGGATGTACTTCGACATCGGAACTCTCTACGCTCGCTTCGCAGATTACTTCGTAAGTACAAACATCACTCACTTTAGTGAGACAGAAAAAATgatgccactttagtatgcggtctaccttcaggtttttactttaatatgcggtctctctgtctcagttctcgcgtgtgacagtgagactgaataataccgaccctaaaaaCCTAATCTTAAGCGAATAGggcccaacctaacttaacctaacctaatctgacccttaaccgtttgcccgcggccgtcttctatggaagctttgtagcgaggctgtcttccatagaatttctgaactttgcacgggattttgagccttatatgcgcctatttcaactgttttaaggttcaaaattatttatttacacctatttatttaagggtcaggttaggttaggttaggttaagtaaggttggtcctataaaaaacaaaaattataataaacaggtcgttaataataaaaaaaaatagtcgactgcgattcaaaggtagatcgcatgctaaggtacactgcatactaaagtggcaccgaATAAACTAAACGATAAGTATATAGAAATATTCAAAACCACAATACATGTGTAGTATTGCAGTGTTATTATAACAATTGTTTCATATTAGTATCCGATGCTCTTCGGAGGAGCACCAGCCGATGAAGCAAAGAAGACCAAAGCAATAGAAGCGCTCCAATTCTTGAACACATTTTTGGAAGGACAAGCTTGGGCTGCCGGCAATAATATGACGATAGCTGATATAAATTTGGTGGCAACAGTTTCCACAATTGAAGTATCAGGATTCGACATATCCCCATTCCCTAACATTTCCAGGTATCAATCTCGATGGAGTAacgaatgaatttttttattgaagccGTTTAATCAACCTTTTCGCTATTTTAGATGGATGGCGAAGGCAAAATCGTCGCTTCCCGGCTACGAAGAGGCTAACGGTGAGGGTTTGAAGGCTTTCAAAGGACTGATCGACCACATGATGAAGAAATGAAAGGCGAGGTTGTGAATtgctttgcatatatgtatgtatacctcgTCGAAGTCATCACAGCGAATCAAATTTATCATCTCGGCGAGGTTTACTTTTCAATTGCAAA
The nucleotide sequence above comes from Arctopsyche grandis isolate Sample6627 chromosome 4, ASM5162203v2, whole genome shotgun sequence. Encoded proteins:
- the LOC143911264 gene encoding glutathione S-transferase 1-like, producing the protein MGIDFYYLPGSSPCRAVMMTAKALGVNLNFKLIDLMKGEHLTPEFLKMNPQHVVPTLNDDGFCLWESRAICSYLVTKYGKDDSLYPKDAKTRAMVDQRMYFDIGTLYARFADYFYPMLFGGAPADEAKKTKAIEALQFLNTFLEGQAWAAGNNMTIADINLVATVSTIEVSGFDISPFPNISRWMAKAKSSLPGYEEANGEGLKAFKGLIDHMMKK